One genomic segment of Desulfarculaceae bacterium includes these proteins:
- a CDS encoding DUF4019 domain-containing protein: MAVPLLLALALPALAAEEAGDPAADQAAQAWLALIDHGKYATAWDQAGELLRKNIAKAEFEKRLAKVAETTGPATQRNLVRSLELKNPPEAPPGKYLVLLYAPLFIKQPKLIEQVAMSQNADKQWKVVGYYLR, translated from the coding sequence ATGGCCGTGCCCTTGCTGCTGGCCCTGGCCCTGCCCGCCTTGGCCGCCGAGGAAGCCGGCGACCCGGCTGCCGACCAGGCCGCCCAAGCCTGGCTGGCCCTCATCGACCACGGCAAGTACGCCACCGCCTGGGACCAGGCCGGAGAGCTGCTGCGGAAGAACATCGCCAAGGCGGAGTTTGAAAAGCGCCTGGCCAAGGTGGCCGAGACCACCGGCCCGGCCACCCAGCGCAACCTGGTGCGCAGCTTGGAGCTGAAAAACCCGCCCGAGGCCCCGCCGGGCAAGTACCTGGTGCTGCTCTACGCCCCCCTGTTCATCAAGCAGCCCAAGCTCATAGAGCAGGTGGCCATGAGCCAGAACGCAGACAAGCAGTGGAAGGTGGTGGGCTACTACCTCCGCTAA
- a CDS encoding STAS/SEC14 domain-containing protein, which produces MFQVLDGSAGNVLGVEISQEYTKADVEQFKKAFEDALAAAAGRVNVLVKIDQLPVSGVKWEAFMEDARYALANRQKMRHLAIVGNSKIEEGLIRLDNMLLGKPSEELIEKYFDVSDIAQAWSFVRS; this is translated from the coding sequence ATGTTTCAGGTGCTGGATGGCAGCGCGGGCAACGTACTGGGAGTGGAGATCAGCCAGGAGTACACCAAGGCCGATGTGGAGCAGTTCAAAAAGGCCTTTGAAGATGCCCTGGCCGCGGCCGCGGGCCGGGTCAACGTGCTGGTCAAGATCGACCAGCTGCCGGTTAGCGGCGTGAAGTGGGAGGCCTTCATGGAGGACGCCCGCTACGCCCTGGCCAACCGCCAGAAGATGCGCCATCTGGCCATCGTGGGCAACAGCAAGATCGAGGAAGGCCTGATCCGGCTGGACAATATGCTCCTGGGCAAGCCCAGCGAGGAGCTGATCGAGAAGTATTTTGATGTGAGCGACATCGCCCAAGCCTGGTCGTTTGTAAGAAGCTAG
- a CDS encoding complement resistance protein TraT: protein MNRRFSKLILLLAAMAALAMLAGCAATYTGIRYKDLKVQNKMSASIFLDPVAPAQRTVFVQVRNTSDKQFNLQPDIVAALTAKGFKVVDDPNQAHFWLQANVLSVGLTDESALEKAKMAGFGGPIAGGAIGAVLGGSQAGAGAAIGAVAGGAAELISGAMVKVNTYAVVTDLQLSERGASPTSQRFDSSLKQGTGNTRISQQSASTANMKKYQTRIVSTARKTNLEWPEAYPALRQGIAQAIAGVM from the coding sequence ATGAACCGTAGATTTTCCAAGCTGATTCTCCTACTGGCAGCGATGGCCGCCTTGGCCATGCTGGCCGGCTGCGCCGCCACCTACACCGGAATCCGGTACAAGGATCTGAAGGTGCAGAACAAGATGAGCGCCTCCATCTTCCTGGACCCGGTGGCACCGGCCCAGCGCACTGTTTTCGTGCAGGTGCGCAACACCAGCGACAAGCAGTTCAACCTGCAACCGGACATCGTGGCCGCCCTGACCGCCAAGGGCTTCAAGGTGGTGGACGATCCCAACCAGGCCCACTTCTGGTTGCAGGCCAACGTTCTCTCCGTGGGGCTCACCGACGAGTCGGCCCTGGAGAAGGCCAAGATGGCCGGCTTCGGCGGGCCCATCGCCGGCGGCGCCATCGGCGCGGTGCTGGGCGGCAGCCAGGCCGGGGCCGGCGCGGCCATCGGCGCGGTGGCCGGCGGCGCGGCCGAGCTGATCAGCGGGGCCATGGTCAAGGTGAACACCTACGCGGTGGTCACCGACCTCCAACTCAGCGAGCGCGGCGCTTCGCCCACCTCGCAGCGCTTCGACTCCAGCCTGAAGCAGGGCACCGGCAATACCCGTATCAGCCAGCAGTCGGCCAGCACGGCCAACATGAAGAAGTACCAGACCCGCATCGTCTCCACGGCCCGCAAGACCAACCTGGAGTGGCCCGAGGCCTACCCCGCCCTCAGGCAGGGCATCGCCCAGGCCATCGCCGGGGTCATGTAA
- a CDS encoding DUF134 domain-containing protein, producing the protein MPRPRRCRRVQAEPPARRFGPYDQPPVGEVLLPVEGLEALRLAEVEGLDQETAAASMGVSRQTFGRVLASARRAVATALAGGMALSVSGGDYELAPPDPGAGRRMGRGGGMGRRGRGGGRGRQGT; encoded by the coding sequence ATGCCCCGACCCAGACGATGCCGCCGCGTGCAAGCCGAACCCCCGGCCCGGCGCTTCGGACCCTACGACCAGCCCCCGGTGGGCGAGGTGCTACTCCCGGTGGAGGGCCTGGAGGCCCTGCGCCTGGCCGAGGTGGAGGGCCTGGACCAGGAAACGGCGGCGGCCTCCATGGGCGTCAGCCGCCAGACCTTCGGGCGGGTGCTGGCCTCGGCCCGGCGGGCGGTGGCCACGGCATTGGCCGGGGGCATGGCCCTGAGCGTTTCGGGCGGGGACTACGAGTTGGCCCCGCCGGACCCGGGCGCGGGGCGCCGCATGGGCCGGGGCGGGGGCATGGGCCGCCGGGGCCGGGGCGGCGGGCGCGGACGGCAAGGTACTTAG